The genomic stretch TCAGGATCGCCTGCGCCTTCACCTCGGCCAGAAGCCGCGCGGTGAAGCTGCGCAACTCCTCGGGGTCTTCCGGCAAGGTCAGGGTGCGATCCAGCATGCAAGAAGATTATCCCACTGTATTCCTTGTGGGAATCCTTCTCTTGCAGGATGGCAGATTATCCCGCAGCCAGAGGCTGCCATGACCGCTGCGGCGCGCGCCAGTCGATCCCTTCCAGCAGCATCGCCAACTGTGCAGGCGACAGCGCAACCTTCCCCTCCTTGGCCGAAGGCCAGACGAACCGCCCCTTCTCCAGCCGCTTCATGAACATGCAGGCGCCTTGACCATCCCACCAGATGACCTTCACCAGATCGCCCTGACGGCCACGGAAGACGAACAGATGTCCGCTGAACGGGTCTTGCTTCAGCACCGCTTCGGCCTGAGCCGCCAGCGCCGTGAACCCCTTGCGCATGTCGGTGACACCCGCCGCCAACCAGACCCGTGTGTTAGCCGGAACCGGGATCACGCCGTCAGGCCCCGGATCAGCCGCGCCAGCGCCTCGGGGTCATACCCGCCGCTGATCCGCATCTTATGCCCGCCCGCCAGTTCGATCTCGATGTGGTTCACTGCGGCGGGCATCGCCACAGGCGCCTTCACCTCCGCGACGATCTCAACCGGCAGAAAGCGCGCGACATCGGCCGCGTCGGCATCTGCAAACCGGCGATCGCGCAACCAGGCAAAGACCAAATTGGCGTTCACGTCATACCGCCGGGCGACCTGGCTCACCGACACACCGGGCACACGCGTCTGCCCGCAGATCATCCGCTTCTCTTCGTCAGACCAAACCCGACGCTTCCGACGCTTCGTCACAAGCAACCCCGATAGTGTCCATTATCCGATAGTGGACACTACCCTCTACGCAGCACTCCCGGCAGAGCGGGCACGCCGGACGCTTACGACGCGCCCACATCGGGCGGATCAGCATGAGCAGGCCCTGACCAACAGCCAGCGTTAGACCGGCGGCGAGAAGACCAACGACGATGCCGCCGAGCCAACCAGCCCCAGTATCATAGGCCAAGGCGCCTGCATTCAGGCCAATAAAGAACGGCAAAGCGAATACGGCGAGATTGAACAGCAGCCAGCACATGGTGCCGATGGCTGCGATGGAAACGAGGATTCCGAGAACGATCATGGTGGTGTCTCCGTGCAAAAGGTTGGACGGTTGCGCCTTCCACCACCACCACGGCGCAGCCACAGAATAGCAGCATTCCTCTCACCGGGCGAGATGAGATAGTTTGTAAGGTCAAGCCTCTCTGTAAACTTGCCGCTTGAACAAGAAAGCTGATGCGTCTGGTAGACCAGTATCGGCTCTACCTCTACGGTGGTTATATTGTTGGGTGGTGGAAGGCTGCGGGTTAAAGTCTATGGCAGAAATCGATTGGTCAGATCGAGCATTTTACGACGATGGCGAATGGGTAAGCTGGTCAGACATCGATGAGCAGCTTCGTCACAAGGAGTGGGGAGCGAAGTATCCAAACGCCATCCGATCAATGATCCCATATTTTGAGGACCTGATCTCACTCGCTGAGAGCTACCATCTGGAGACTGGCCTGCATTTGTCCGTGTATGGCGACATCGGCGAATTGTTCGGGGCCATCACCTACGGCATCAAGTTGAACAAGACCTACGCGCAGGGTTCGGACGGCAGGCTCGAAAACGATCATGTCGAAATCAAAACCATCACACCTTTCAAGACCAAGGACGTGGTGATGGTGGATACATCGAGGCATTTCAACAAGTTGCTCGTGGTCAAAATAAATGCGGAGTTCCAGGTCTCCGGGCGAATGGTCAGCCGCAAGCAATTGCCAAAGCGCTCAGGCCGTTATCTCCGGATTCGCTGGGAGGACCTGGCGCTCTTGCAGTAGTGCGCAATGGCGTTATGCCGAACCGGCAGCGCTCACGCGCTGCCGGTCCCGAAGCGATAAACTGGGATGCCCATCTTGCGAGCCTTGTCGGCCAGGTTGTCCTGAATACCCGTGCCGGGGAAGATGATGACCCCGATCGGCATGATGCCGAGCATCTGGTCGTTGCGCTTGAACGGTGCTGCCTTGGCATGTTTTGCCCAGTCGGGTTTGAAGGCGACCTGTGCGACCTTGCGGTTATTGGCCCAGGTGGCCGCGATGCGTTCCGCGCCCTTG from Martelella sp. AD-3 encodes the following:
- the tnpB gene encoding IS66 family insertion sequence element accessory protein TnpB (TnpB, as the term is used for proteins encoded by IS66 family insertion elements, is considered an accessory protein, since TnpC, encoded by a neighboring gene, is a DDE family transposase.), producing the protein MIPVPANTRVWLAAGVTDMRKGFTALAAQAEAVLKQDPFSGHLFVFRGRQGDLVKVIWWDGQGACMFMKRLEKGRFVWPSAKEGKVALSPAQLAMLLEGIDWRAPQRSWQPLAAG
- a CDS encoding transposase gives rise to the protein MICGQTRVPGVSVSQVARRYDVNANLVFAWLRDRRFADADAADVARFLPVEIVAEVKAPVAMPAAVNHIEIELAGGHKMRISGGYDPEALARLIRGLTA